In the genome of Poecilia reticulata strain Guanapo linkage group LG16, Guppy_female_1.0+MT, whole genome shotgun sequence, one region contains:
- the si:dkey-11p23.7 gene encoding sialic acid-binding Ig-like lectin 15 produces MDAPWVGRFLVLLLAAAAGFSAGGSGDDSWSMQVQAEVRGMDGYPVVLPCTFSHPQHSQHSLLQVMWRLGHGSAAAILYRCTSRPGAAACEPDPQQDQRYRLEGNPREHDLSLRINGATLQDNGRYYCRVEVQGREHVSFEDKMGTRLRVEAPPKILAVSVEGGGPAGFTAVCRVQGSPLPDIQWLGPDAPLEGSSPAPPQALGSPGRYRT; encoded by the exons ATGGACGCTCCGTGGGTCGGACgctttctggttctgctgctggcgGCCGCCGCAG GTTTCTCAGCTGGCGGCTCCGGGGACGACAGCTGGTCCATGCAGGTCCAGGCGGAGGTCCGGGGGATGGACGGCTACCCGGTGGTGCTGCCCTGCACCTTCAGCCACCCGCAGCACTCCCAGCATTCCTTGCTGCAGGTGATGTGGCGGCTGGGCCACGGGTCGGCCGCCGCCATCCTGTACCGCTGCACCAGCCGACCCGGCGCCGCCGCCTGCGAACCCGACCCGCAGCAGGACCAGCGGTACCGCCTGGAGGGCAACCCGAGGGAGCACGACCTGTCGCTGCGCATCAACGGCGCCACCCTGCAGGACAACGGCCGTTACTACTGCAGAGTGGAGGTTCAGGGGCGAGAACACGTCAGCTTCGAGGATAAGATGGGGACCAGGCTGCGAGTGGAAG ctcctccaaagatCCTGGCCGTGTCGGTGGAGGGCGGCGGTCCGGCCGGGTTCACCGCCGTGTGCCGGGTCCAGGGTTCACCGCTGCCGGACATCCAGTGGCTCGGCCCGGACGCCCCGCTGGAGGGCTCCTCGCCGGCGCCGCCGCAGGCTCTGGGCTCGCCTGGCCGGTATCGGACC
- the LOC103477490 gene encoding uncharacterized protein LOC103477490 isoform X2 codes for MSPAPRLVVLLLAARIAASQTFTDAGKDFRVIFPENIAYYHPLDAQNKIWVTALYDDTSVTMSPASSEPKQLNAGRTISFDVTQELGKLAINEAKVSDLFTVFNISDKTVRITSTKDIVIQAVSSRGRSVQSALVIPTTKLSSKYFVPPVPETEGATSGGDPMVNVTERAPFRLIIVNPDEPKASVTIKGREEIPISIEPGKAAQIWVRNDSTTQYVEADKGVAVYFSHPCAVQRQCTCGLLHAVLPPAKNTTMRFPIPPFLGKPASIMQSDDSTRGWVNSSSPLVKSAGTAIVYWPRLLLTLVPVEEFASCFMVQFIEDKKNVLIIVVHKDHKQGIHVGNDPLEGAGWQELQGTDYVSTNHSISSTTVVWHTSANMTVYHMVQQNNTWFGNPAPVVSANPDFRGCVLTPEVTMILHEAGSWQESIRSCEDQNLSLISLPSEALQKQTCRNLRGNDAKQVWIGTRRSSLTGDWYWLNRNGFNDTNWARSEPGDVSEGQCAVMSLEGDCGWKDRNCCEDARPLCYADPQLLQII; via the exons ATGAGTCCGGCGCCGCGCCTCGTCGTCCTGCTGCTGGCGGCTCGGATCGCAG CATCTCAAACATTCACCGACGCTGGAAAGGATTTCAGAGTCATTTTCCCAGAAAACATCGCCTACTACCACCCTTTAGATGCCCAAAACAAGATCTGGGTCACCGCTCTGTACGACGACACATCCGTCACAATGTCACCAGCCAGCAGTGAACCTAAGCAACTCAACGCTGGTCGTACTATAAGTTTTGATGTGACCCAAGAACTCGGCAAGCTGGCGATTAATGAGGCTAAAGTTTCTGACCTGTTCACGGTTTTCAACATCTCTGACAAAACCGTTCGTATTACCAGCACCAAGGACATCGTCATCCAGGCcgtcagcagcagaggaagaagcgTGCAGTCAGCTCTGGTTATACCAACGACCAAACTCAGTAGCAAGTACTTCGTCCCACCGGTCCCTGAGACTGAAGGAGCCACCAGCGGAGGGGATCCTATGGTAAATGTTACAGAGAGAGCCCCGTTCAGACTCATCATCGTCAACCCCGATGAGCCCAAAGCATCCGTGACCATTAAAGGCAGAGAGGAAATCCCGATAAGCATAGAGCCGGGCAAGGCTGCTCAGATCTGGGTGAGAAATGACAGCACGACCCAGTATGTTGAAGCAGATAAAGGAGTGGCGGTGTACTTCAGCCACCCCTGTGCCGTTCAGCGCCAGTGCACCTGCGGCCTCCTGCATGCCGTGCTGCCTCCGGCCAAGAACACCACCATGAGGTTCCCCATTCCTCCGTTTCTGGGCAAGCCAGCGTCCATTATGCAGTCCGATGACTCAACCAGAGGATGGGTCAATTCTTCCTCACCGCTCGTTAAATCGGCAGGAACGGCCATCGTCTACTGGCCCAGACTTCTCCTCACGCTGGTTCCAGTAGAAGAGTTCGCCAGCTGTTTTATGGTCCAGTTCATCGAGGACAAGAAAAACGTTCTCATCATCGTGGTCCACAAGGATCACAAGCAGGGAATTCACGTCGGGAATGATCCTCTGGAGGGAGCAGGATGGCAGGAGCTGCAGGGAACCGACTACGTCTCAACCAATCACAGCATTTCATCTACTACTGTGGTCTGGCACACGTCTGCCAACATGACCGTCTACCACATGGTCCAGCAGAACAACACCTGGTTTGGGAACCCCGCACCTGTTGTCAGTGCAAACCCAG ATTTCAGGGGCTGCGTTTTAACTCCAGAGGTGACGATGATCCTCCATGAAGCAGGGAGTTGGCAGGAATCGATCCGATCCTGTGAGGACCAGAACCTGAGTCTCATCAGCCTCCCCAGCGAAGctctacaaaaacaaacctgccGAAATCTGCGTGGGAACGACGCCAAGCAAGTGTGGATCGGCACGCGTCGCAGCTCGCTGACCGGAGACTGGTACTGGCTGAACAGAAACGGGTTCAACGACACCAACTGGGCCCGCAGCGAACCCGGGGACGTCAGCGAGGGCCAGTGCGCCGTCATGAGTCTGGAAGGCGACTGCGGCTGGAAGGACCGCAACTGCTGCGAGGACGCCCGGCCTCTCTGCTACGCCGATCCACAACTCCTGCAGATAATCTGA
- the LOC103477490 gene encoding uncharacterized protein LOC103477490 isoform X1 gives MFHFHKRRRRKRVEDRPPAAHSRAERFLLRTDSFPSSEFISQVEDFQRAMSPAPRLVVLLLAARIAASQTFTDAGKDFRVIFPENIAYYHPLDAQNKIWVTALYDDTSVTMSPASSEPKQLNAGRTISFDVTQELGKLAINEAKVSDLFTVFNISDKTVRITSTKDIVIQAVSSRGRSVQSALVIPTTKLSSKYFVPPVPETEGATSGGDPMVNVTERAPFRLIIVNPDEPKASVTIKGREEIPISIEPGKAAQIWVRNDSTTQYVEADKGVAVYFSHPCAVQRQCTCGLLHAVLPPAKNTTMRFPIPPFLGKPASIMQSDDSTRGWVNSSSPLVKSAGTAIVYWPRLLLTLVPVEEFASCFMVQFIEDKKNVLIIVVHKDHKQGIHVGNDPLEGAGWQELQGTDYVSTNHSISSTTVVWHTSANMTVYHMVQQNNTWFGNPAPVVSANPDFRGCVLTPEVTMILHEAGSWQESIRSCEDQNLSLISLPSEALQKQTCRNLRGNDAKQVWIGTRRSSLTGDWYWLNRNGFNDTNWARSEPGDVSEGQCAVMSLEGDCGWKDRNCCEDARPLCYADPQLLQII, from the exons atgtttcatttccataagagaagaagaaggaagcgTGTGGAGGACAGACCGCCGGCGGCGCACAGCAGGGCAGAGCGTTTCCTCCTCAGGACGGATTCATTTCCATCATCCGAGTTTATTTCACAGGTTGAAGATTTTCAAAG AGCCATGAGTCCGGCGCCGCGCCTCGTCGTCCTGCTGCTGGCGGCTCGGATCGCAG CATCTCAAACATTCACCGACGCTGGAAAGGATTTCAGAGTCATTTTCCCAGAAAACATCGCCTACTACCACCCTTTAGATGCCCAAAACAAGATCTGGGTCACCGCTCTGTACGACGACACATCCGTCACAATGTCACCAGCCAGCAGTGAACCTAAGCAACTCAACGCTGGTCGTACTATAAGTTTTGATGTGACCCAAGAACTCGGCAAGCTGGCGATTAATGAGGCTAAAGTTTCTGACCTGTTCACGGTTTTCAACATCTCTGACAAAACCGTTCGTATTACCAGCACCAAGGACATCGTCATCCAGGCcgtcagcagcagaggaagaagcgTGCAGTCAGCTCTGGTTATACCAACGACCAAACTCAGTAGCAAGTACTTCGTCCCACCGGTCCCTGAGACTGAAGGAGCCACCAGCGGAGGGGATCCTATGGTAAATGTTACAGAGAGAGCCCCGTTCAGACTCATCATCGTCAACCCCGATGAGCCCAAAGCATCCGTGACCATTAAAGGCAGAGAGGAAATCCCGATAAGCATAGAGCCGGGCAAGGCTGCTCAGATCTGGGTGAGAAATGACAGCACGACCCAGTATGTTGAAGCAGATAAAGGAGTGGCGGTGTACTTCAGCCACCCCTGTGCCGTTCAGCGCCAGTGCACCTGCGGCCTCCTGCATGCCGTGCTGCCTCCGGCCAAGAACACCACCATGAGGTTCCCCATTCCTCCGTTTCTGGGCAAGCCAGCGTCCATTATGCAGTCCGATGACTCAACCAGAGGATGGGTCAATTCTTCCTCACCGCTCGTTAAATCGGCAGGAACGGCCATCGTCTACTGGCCCAGACTTCTCCTCACGCTGGTTCCAGTAGAAGAGTTCGCCAGCTGTTTTATGGTCCAGTTCATCGAGGACAAGAAAAACGTTCTCATCATCGTGGTCCACAAGGATCACAAGCAGGGAATTCACGTCGGGAATGATCCTCTGGAGGGAGCAGGATGGCAGGAGCTGCAGGGAACCGACTACGTCTCAACCAATCACAGCATTTCATCTACTACTGTGGTCTGGCACACGTCTGCCAACATGACCGTCTACCACATGGTCCAGCAGAACAACACCTGGTTTGGGAACCCCGCACCTGTTGTCAGTGCAAACCCAG ATTTCAGGGGCTGCGTTTTAACTCCAGAGGTGACGATGATCCTCCATGAAGCAGGGAGTTGGCAGGAATCGATCCGATCCTGTGAGGACCAGAACCTGAGTCTCATCAGCCTCCCCAGCGAAGctctacaaaaacaaacctgccGAAATCTGCGTGGGAACGACGCCAAGCAAGTGTGGATCGGCACGCGTCGCAGCTCGCTGACCGGAGACTGGTACTGGCTGAACAGAAACGGGTTCAACGACACCAACTGGGCCCGCAGCGAACCCGGGGACGTCAGCGAGGGCCAGTGCGCCGTCATGAGTCTGGAAGGCGACTGCGGCTGGAAGGACCGCAACTGCTGCGAGGACGCCCGGCCTCTCTGCTACGCCGATCCACAACTCCTGCAGATAATCTGA